ATTATGTATACTGAAACTAGTTTTTATCCCCTTATTATTAATCCAATGTTGCCAATTCActttgattttaattggattatttattcatatttgtaATGTTACCACTAATATTATTCTAATGGACTATTCAGAAACCATTAAATGTTAAAGAGTTTCATACTATTTGTATTTGAATGatctaaaacataaatttcaataaGAAATCACACATCTATCTCTGttgatatttcaaaattaatttgaatattaccCCACCCATTTCTTTACATCTAACTCAAAGATTaatttgaacaaaaaaaagCCTCGAAAACAGCAATGTGGCCTAAAACAATATTAGATACAAAAAACTATGAAGCCATACAAATTGGCCTTTACTATATTTACTCTTCCATTCAAAATTACCACGTACCCTCCTTCCCCGAGATCGTGCCCCTTACATCCCACATCCCGCCCCGACAAACTAGGTGAACCCGTGTTTTTTAATCGAGCACCATAGCTCCAACGAGCCGCACTTTGCAGCACCTTCCTCTAGAACAAGTAGTTGTCCTTGTGATTCTGGGCATCTTTACACAGCATGGATCGCACTTCCATGATCCGCTGTGGGGGCTCGAGGTCTTTCTCCTGCAGCGCGTTGCCAAGCAACTGCTGCATCTGGGAAGCAAACGTGTCGTCTAAAACCTGAAAACACAACCACCAAGCAACAttacaaaccaaaaaaaagcaTGGTTCTTGAAATGTATCAAATTGGGTGAAAAGATAACGATTCAATAGCATATATATCGATTGGTTTGGCTTACCGAAACAGCGACTCGTGAAGCTTTATACCAAGATTTGTTCTCTTTCCTGTCAGCCAACAGCTTCAGGATATCCTGTGCATACAAACAAGATTGAGATCAGTAACTAGTAAAAAGATGCCTGATGACTGCTTTGACGCGCTTCCAACCTGCCCGGTGTGATCCCAGAAACCTCGACAGATATTGATGAAGACCGGAGTGTCAAATACGGCGTGCAACTGATCTATGGTACCGGCAACCAATTCCTTCAAAGGTTGCATCCTCTGTCGTAAATCAGATACTATCACGTGATCTTTCGCTTCTTGGATTATCTTCTTGAGCTTTGTAGCATTATGTAGATTCATCTGCGTAAAAAGGAATTCAATCTCAGTAGGGCGTAAGCGAAACCTATTAATACGAGTGCAGTTATCGAAAGAAGCATATGTTCCGAAATGCATTGACATACTCACATTTTCAACGAGTTTATCGACGACGGCTTGCACATAAGCTCTAAATTTCGATCTAATCATCACCGTAACCTCGCTGAGACAATCTCCGGGTGCCATATTTCCGCTTTCAGGAATGCAAGAGCCCCAAGACTTCACCTGTGCTTCTATCTGGGGACGTAGCACATCGAGCAACCTTTTCATTGAATTCAGCACCACTCCTAACTGAAAACCAGAAAAtcagaaaatcaaaattggcTTCGATAACGACATGGGAAGATCAAAATACTACAAATTGAAGTGGAATCGCAGCATACATCACTGGTGACGTTGTAAGGACCGCCATGTCCCTTTGCGAATTTCTGGACATATTTGAGACCCAATTTAATCGGCAGCATTGAGTTCTCCTTCAGTGGAGATAAAACTTCGACATACTGCTTCTCCAAGCTCTCAACGACGGCCTTCTCAACCTCTGCTATGGCCTTTTCATAAACAAAGCATTGTGTAAGATGAAAGAACAAAGTCACTTGGAAGAACTAATCATCAGAATATAGGTAAGAGCGTGCTAATTCAGATTGTTAAACTCGAACGTACATTTTCCAGTGTAAAAGTGTATTCCGGCCATCGACTGATTATGACATCATACTCGGAAAGCGTCCCTTTTATCCTCTCATAGATGTCATCAACGAAAGAAGTTGTCGAGTGCTGTGTTGGTAGGCTGGAAAATTTTACCTGTCAAGCAATAAACGTTCAATGCCCATGTCCGGCTAATTGGAGCGCCAAATCAGTAAACTCGGAGGTTTCTAATACCTTGTCAAACTTGCAAAATTCAAGCAAAGCGAGACGCTTCTCTTGGATCCAACGGGTTATATGCATGTGAAACAACTCTTTAGCGTCAAACCCGCCTCTAACAGGACTGCAAGAAAGTGGATACACAATAAACGTAAATTGATAGCTCAAGGCATGTAAAGACTAGTGTTTACATGACGAGTTCAACAACGGGTGGTGTTTACATGACGAGTTCAACAACTGTGTACCTAATATTCCATAAGGCAAGATCCCTTTGAAAATCAGAAGTAGCCATGACGAGTTCAACAACAGGTGGTGTTGGTCCTGCAGGCGGGCATGCAACGAGGAATGCCTTTAACCTACTGAAGAGCTCCGTGCTGTATATGGACGACGAAAGGTTCGGAAGATCTACAAAACTGCATAAACCACAAGAAACTGATTGTGTAAGAATCGGTAGTCGCAGATATCTGTCAATGCTTGAACAAGATATGAGATGAATATCAAGAGAGAAATTTGAAACAGCGTCTTTTTATTAGAATAAAACCTTAAACGAACCCCTTCTACAAAACAAATGGATAATTTACCTGGGAAGAAGATCCTGCTTGTGGATTTGAATATCAGTCAGAATCTCGTTTCTGACATTCCAACAAAGTGATTTCATTTTCCTATAAGCAGTAGATAAAGCCAACGGATCCATCAATGTATTATCTGTGCTGCTCGAAACAAACTCATCTGTTTCTGACAAATGCCTTCTGGACCTCTTCTTTGCAGCATTCTGCATAATGAATTTGTCAACCAAATCAGGGGAAGTTGTTCGCTGAGAGAAAAATGTCTAGCTTGAAAAACGTTCCTACCTGAAAATATCGACAAAACTTCGCCTGTGCCTCAGGAGAAAGTATATCATGCAAAAGCTTGTAAAGTTTCAAAGCAGGTGTCAAAGCAGGTGCCGCAACTCCAGTAGCAGGTCCAAACACATCTGCTATGCCCGAGGGCGACGACTCATCAAGTGACTTATAACTCTCGAAAAGCAATGTAAGCATCTCCTCAACTTCCTCAGAGACTTCTCCCAAAATACGACCCTAGTAATTGAAGGGAATACATACAAGTACACAAAATTATAAGCTAGCTAGATGAATTTACACGATCAACCTTCTGATTTCAAAACGGAGAAAACCTTAAGGAAGCTCACGAACGATCAAACTACCTCTTGGTGACTCAGCGTATTCTTGTTTTTGCCTTTGATTACAACAGGTAGCAGCAACTCGTGCACCAAATTTAGACAGTCGGCAGTTGGTGTGGCGACATCCATAACGTATGAAAGATATCTGGTAGACCAAAATTAAGTGAATCACATAAATTAATGGAAGTGATGGCAACAAGTCATTCCTTTTGATACATCATAGAACTCAAATTGCGGTACCTAAGTTTTGTATATGCATCGGAAACTCCAAAATAAGCGGCAAACTCATTGACCAGCCACTTCCATGATCCATTCAGCAATAAGTTCCTTTGCTGAAACTGTTGGACTTTCATTGCAGTCTCCAACACACAGTCATACGCAATGGTCTCCGCAACAGATGTACactttaacataaaaaatcaaacttaatGAAGttacaaaaaacaaaaatctttAGGTATGCTATTGACTATCATGTAAGATACAACAAGAGACGTACCTTGTGACTGTTTTCATCTAGTGTAGTTGAGTAATTAATGCTAAATTGTATTTTCCCTACTTGCTCGTGCTCTGGctcactatatatataacatgACCGAAGCTTCTCCCCCTATTTTAAGTTCATTAAGAAAACTCAATTAGTTAAATCATTGCAACAATATCATGCCtttataacattaaaaatcaaagtgaAGATTCTCCATACCGATTCATCAACAATATCAGCCACCTGAAGTACAGCATTACCGCaatattttccctttttatcaTGGACTTCGATTACCAGATCATCTCCAAGTCCATCTGGCAAGCTGTATGCAGTACCAGGATAATTCTCTTAACCGTGCATCGAATgttaaagaataataatatataaagtaaaaacaaaattgcaCGTACAATACACGAGTTTCACCAGATCCCGGCTGCATTCGCACTGTATCCTCTTCAGGAGaacttttcaatttcaacaaaCAGGTGTACGATTCTGTAATGAATAAATATGTGTATAAATAAACGTATAACGAATGCGAATCCAACTAAAACTACAAAAGTTAACTGTATAACATCTCGTCAAAAAGAAGAAACTCAGTAAGACGAAGAGTTCTACCAGGAGGAACATCTTCGTGAGATGTCGAACTGCTCCTCCACGCACCATATCCAACTTTGATTAGCACAGGCACTTCTTTTAGACACTGACGAGTTCCCACAACGACATACGTCATACTTTGCTGCAACTTAGAACCACTAATACGCATCACCGGGGTTACACGTTCTCTTTGTAATGCTTTTCTCTCAGCAGAGAGGACAGTCTTCATGTTCGACAGTCGAAGTTGGAGGGAATCCAACTTCACCATAGATGACGACTTCAGAGATGATGCAAACGCACAGCCAGTAGGTGCATCCAGCCCCATTCTCACTCTACGCACTGCAAAATTACCAGTTTTACAAAGATATTATGCACCTGCCACCTATACATATTCTAAAGCTCAATTGCTCAAATGAATTTTCCTATGAGAAACATGTAGATACGGACCTTGAATTTTAATCTTGCCAATGGTTTTTTTGGCCTTCACAGAAGCTCCTTCACTAACAAGCTCTGTGTTCTGCTTTTTCATAAGTTCGTCCTCTGACTGCAACAATATGTTTCTCAACCTATGAAAATTGGTTGAATTTTATGAGCTTAagctttttaaaaataggattaTACCAGTAGCTTCTGTCAGCCAAGATGTTCTTTCCTTCGCTATTCTTATAATACAAAATGACCAGATAGATGAGGTCAAAATACAAATGTGTAACTTGGGGCTCTCTTTGGTAATCTAAGTCCACATATAATTATACTCAGTACGAAGTTAATTACAAATACACAATATATCTGGAGGAGATAAAAAGCTACAGCATAGAAAAGATCATGGTGCTTAATGACATCTTCCAAACGTAAATTACAACCAACGacgaaaataaaagagaagggCAATAACAGAAATTACCCGAATGCATCCCTCAACAATGCACattcattttccaaaaatgcAGGAGCTTCCATGCAGCCCTTGGCCCAGGAGTTAAGACAGAGCCTTACACATGCATCATAGGAGAGAACACCGTACCAGTAACCCAGCCCACTGCAGAAGGTCAACAGTATTTCATATAGGTGCTTTGTAACTCATAAGAAATTCAAACGAGGATCACAAGGCTAAGCTACACAACCGCAATTATATCAAGGAAACTTTGAATTAATAGCGAGAATAGTAGTTAGTTTACCTTGCATGAAATGTAGGATATTTAGAAGGTAAAGGATGAGAGGGAACTGCAGAAGCCCTGcgaaataccaaaaataaaattgagtaaTCTACACAAGTATAATCTATAAGTCACTAAGTATGAGTTGAACCGGGACAGATGAATGGTCTATAAATTCCCAAACTTAATACCTCACTGATGCTTCAGCGGTACTAGCTTCAGTAGCACCTGATGTTCTTAAGGAAGGTTTAGCATCAGCTCGAGAATCCCGAACTTGATTGATATGCGAAGAGTCATTGAACGGAGGAGCACTGGGGATACCGCCATCAATCTTATTCTGCATTAAGGACATTGCAGAACCACTATTAATATGAGAAACTCGACAATAACAAGAGCCGATCAGCAGTAAAAATTGAAgacaataaaatgaaataggcTATAGCAACTATAGACTGCAATTATACTTAAGCACACATGAATACAAGCTGAAAGTCCTAACCTCTCTCGATGTCTCCACATTCGACAACGAACTGATGCCAGAGAAATTGGTGGCCGCCTTGAATTTTTTCTCAAGCACAGTTCCCCTTTCGTGCCTAGGAGGTGGAATAGAACTTGCTTCCGAGTAAACTGATGACTCATCATCCTCACCAAAACCACGATGTGTAGTTGAATATCCACCACCCCGCCCTCCTTGTCGATCTAAAAAGTTCCCAATCCCACTAGCATAACCACCGCGTCCGCCATTGGGGAGTTTATCATCCTGCGGAGACGCTTCAGGGGAGTAACGAGTGCCATAGCACTCCCCTTCAGAATCAGACCAAGTATCCATATCAGACTCTGATACGTTAGAGGTCACCCCCGTAGGCATGTACCCACTTCGAAACCTAGAAACAGACGGCATACCAGAGCTGAGCCCGGCTCGGTACCTCAATCCCACAACTGGATCAGATTGTTTTCTCTGATTCGACATCATAGACATGCTTCCCCCCTAAATACAACATTAAATCAGTTCTTCACATCACAAAATTCACACAGAAAACACAGCTTTCAGAAGCATAGGCGCAAGAGAAACGATTCCTAAACGCATACAGCATTGCATCATAGTGAGAAAAGTGCAAGAAAAGAACagaatttgggggaaaaattACTGATAAAGTAAACCTAACAAATATAAACACATAAGCAAACACACAGAAACCCACAAAAGAAAAACCTTAACTTTCCCAATCAAACACAATCATGAGCCTTAACATACCAAATTCTGAAGAAAACTCGGTCTTGCGGCAGAGTGTTTCAGCAGCTCTTTCACACTCTTGCTCTAAAAGCTAAACCATTTTTCCAAGAAAATCAGAAACAAAAATCCccacaaaaaatttaactaaattggAGACAATGCAGCAGATATCACAGTAAATATAAAAGATTTCAAGATCCCTCTTTATTAAAAGTTGCCATAAGTAAACAAATATGGAGCAGCACGCATAAGCTCACTCACATTGTACAAATCTAGTAAAACTAGAcagataattaaaaagaaatcttCTGCTTATTTCCACAATTACCTATCAATTGACAAGGGAAGCTTACAAATCAATGAGAAACTAGCCCACTAGCCCACAATCATGtagcaaaatataaaaaataaaaaaattgccttttgtttaattttcaaGAATCCAGCCCTTTTTTAGCTGTTCCTGACTtatataaactttaattttaataaattgaaaacttTGTGTGAAGAAAAGGTAATTGAAATTAAGATTACAATAGTCAAGATTAAACCTTTTCCTTAGAAATCTGGCTAAATTGAAAAAAGGGTAAGTAATCGTGGGGAGTAACGTGAAAATGAGGTGGAGTTTGACTCTTTCGCCGACTACTGTAACGGCACCGACCTGCCAAGATTGTCTGGTTTTGGTTAGTGTCAAAATTAAggttattaaattatgaattcgGAGCgtaattaatattactaaattatgaatttggagcgtaattaatattattaatttattgggattaattaattaaagtgcATAATGAGTGTTGGAGCTAATGTGGAAATTGGAGGCTGCTGCCACTGCTTTACTGTCAGTCTGTCGCCCACTGTCACAAAGCTGCTTGTGATTTTTAGCTTACTCATTAAGAAAAGCACATAGCAAATTGTGTGATAAAATATGTAACTCATTTTGTTgactgatttttattttattaaaatgagtTCTGTTTGTGTGAGAAAGTAAACTTATAAAGGATTATAATTCCTCGGAGGAATATGATCTACAAAGTATAATTCTTGATAGATTACTTATTCTGTGtgtttggaaaaaaatattagagaatgttgttaaaattttgaatttatgttaatcaattttaatcaaGTATGGTGGAATAATGATTAAAGTCgatagaaatggaaaaacgaaaaataaagttcaaattaaata
The genomic region above belongs to Salvia hispanica cultivar TCC Black 2014 chromosome 3, UniMelb_Shisp_WGS_1.0, whole genome shotgun sequence and contains:
- the LOC125217140 gene encoding uncharacterized protein LOC125217140, with product MSMMSNQRKQSDPVVGLRYRAGLSSGECYGTRYSPEASPQDDKLPNGGRGGYASGIGNFLDRQGGRGGGYSTTHRGFGEDDESSVYSEASSIPPPRHERGTVLEKKFKAATNFSGISSLSNVETSRENKIDGGIPSAPPFNDSSHINQVRDSRADAKPSLRTSGATEASTAEASVRASAVPSHPLPSKYPTFHASGLGYWYGVLSYDACVRLCLNSWAKGCMEAPAFLENECALLRDAFGLRNILLQSEDELMKKQNTELVSEGASVKAKKTIGKIKIQVRRVRMGLDAPTGCAFASSLKSSSMVKLDSLQLRLSNMKTVLSAERKALQRERVTPVMRISGSKLQQSMTYVVVGTRQCLKEVPVLIKVGYGAWRSSSTSHEDVPPESYTCLLKLKSSPEEDTVRMQPGSGETRVFLPDGLGDDLVIEVHDKKGKYCGNAVLQVADIVDESGEKLRSCYIYSEPEHEQVGKIQFSINYSTTLDENSHKCTSVAETIAYDCVLETAMKVQQFQQRNLLLNGSWKWLVNEFAAYFGVSDAYTKLRYLSYVMDVATPTADCLNLVHELLLPVVIKGKNKNTLSHQEGRILGEVSEEVEEMLTLLFESYKSLDESSPSGIADVFGPATGVAAPALTPALKLYKLLHDILSPEAQAKFCRYFQNAAKKRSRRHLSETDEFVSSSTDNTLMDPLALSTAYRKMKSLCWNVRNEILTDIQIHKQDLLPSFVDLPNLSSSIYSTELFSRLKAFLVACPPAGPTPPVVELVMATSDFQRDLALWNISPVRGGFDAKELFHMHITRWIQEKRLALLEFCKFDKVKFSSLPTQHSTTSFVDDIYERIKGTLSEYDVIISRWPEYTFTLENAIAEVEKAVVESLEKQYVEVLSPLKENSMLPIKLGLKYVQKFAKGHGGPYNVTSDLGVVLNSMKRLLDVLRPQIEAQVKSWGSCIPESGNMAPGDCLSEVTVMIRSKFRAYVQAVVDKLVENMNLHNATKLKKIIQEAKDHVIVSDLRQRMQPLKELVAGTIDQLHAVFDTPVFINICRGFWDHTGQDILKLLADRKENKSWYKASRVAVSVLDDTFASQMQQLLGNALQEKDLEPPQRIMEVRSMLCKDAQNHKDNYLF